Below is a genomic region from Dioscorea cayenensis subsp. rotundata cultivar TDr96_F1 chromosome 14, TDr96_F1_v2_PseudoChromosome.rev07_lg8_w22 25.fasta, whole genome shotgun sequence.
TTTCCCTTCTTCCAACATGATCCCTTGCCTGAGATATTGAGGAAAGCATAGTTGATGTTGAACTatttgaagaaaagagagaaacatTAGATATATTACTTGGAGGTAATGGCAGCCGGTGGCTCTTCTGCCCCTCATCATGCCAACTTGTAGGTGATTCTGGTGCAAGCCCCCCAGCTCGTGGATGCCTAGGAGAAGCAGCACTGCTGTGAATCCTAGACCCAGGACCAGGACTAGCCAATCTAGGGCTGAATATTGGTGAACATTCTGGGCTACCCCTGCTGTGTTGCCAAAGTAAATGTCCTGGCATGTCTCCTCCCACAGAATTGTGTCCAGAAGTCTGACCAGAACCAGGACTGGAACAGTGTCTGGATCCAATGAAATTTACACCAGGATAGGGCTTTGGTGCTGCTGTGAGAATCTGCTCAGGGCAAACCACTCTAATAGGACTATCAGGGGCACTTGCAAAAGCACCATTTTGAGGACTCTGTGAATTGGACTGAAATTTGCTCAGAACTCCTGCCTTGGGTGGTGTAGCTAGCAACTGGTTATTTGACAGTAGATTTTCTGACATCAGCACCTCTTTTAAGTTCTTTTGAGCACTAACAGAAGCCTGATCTCTACAAGGGACAGTTCAATGATATCAAAGGGAAACTGTTAAGAAAAGCGAGCATGAATTACGAGTAGACAGTGATGACATTAAGTAGTacacaaattatttttaaaaagtattaagAAACACACCTGGGATTAGGGTTGGAAACCCCCTTACCACCACTTACAACGTCATCCACTACAGGGCTATGAATTTTACAATCGGCTGGATCATCACTATCAACAGAGCATCTGCTAGAAACAGGAGCATCAATAGCATCTGGGTTTCTACTAAGATGGCCACGCTTAAGAAGTGGAAGAATCCACTGCATTTTGCAACGTTTTTCTAGCATTGATTTTGAGGCAACCACTCCAGACGGTGAACATGTTAGACAACACTGTGATCCAGGAACTGGAAGTGACTGAGCACGTGGCCTGTCTGCAAAACTCTGACTGCATGATACTTCACTAGATGGTGATGTGGATTGTGATTCAGATCTTGATCGTGATCCTTCTTGAGAAATTTTGTCACTAAGCATCCGATTTCCTTCTACTCTCACATTACCACTTCTTTGTTCCGTTGGACTTATGAGCCGATTTAGGGTACTTATACtatattcttttgttgttttcttcttcacttctttaGAGGAAGACTTACCCCACCATGATGGCATTTTGGATATAGAAGGAATGCTATCCTTGATTTATAGAAATTCTTGAAATTCACTTCACaggcaagtaaaaataaaaacggAATTGTTATTAGGAAAGCTCATCTAGGGATATTAAGCAAGTTTGAGATGACCATAATCAATCTGATAGCTCTACTTGCATTTTGAATTTCATAAACTCCTCATCctcaaacaaatatgaaattttgagCTACTTCTTTCAGCAAATAAAAGAATGTAACACTCTCTCATAAGATCATGCAGatacttccttttcttttctccttgCACAGTAGCAATTGATAGAACTCCAATGGATATAAAACCTCAGATACAAGGAAGTATGCCCAAAGAGATGTCTCAAATGAACTATAGATATCTACGGTTTTGGAGATTGCATAACACGAGTGTTGTGCATTAAAATTGAACTAAGTAGCAGAGGGAAAATGAAATTTCACTAACGAGAGACATACAAAATTGTCATAAATTTGAGCAAATTTTAACTAAATGAGGCAATAATCCAAGTAACTAAACAAATTGAAAATGTGAAACTGAACCTACTAAAATGCTTTGAAATCACAAGTTTATCAATTGAACAAGTACAACCACACTATAtccctccaaaaaaaaaaaaaaggattttccttttaacaaatttttcatcaaaatgcTTTATTCCACAATTATATCAAAATGAAAGTCCCGACACACTGCCCACCAATGAAAGCAAGTTCATATGAACAAGAAACTCTAAACAGAAGAAAAAAGTAACTTCCCTAAAACAAATTTGAGCAAATTGAAACCAAATCACCCAATACTCCAACtaaccaaacaaataaactaaaaccACTTCATCTATATTTTCTACtcaaaatgttaaattaaacCTAATAGAGATACCatcaccattaaaaaaaaaaaaacttgatttttttcccaTTACTGATTTGAAAGCACAACTATAACACACTACCACCAATCAAAACCAATTAAAACTCCACAttcaaacaaaatgaaacaaaaaaattcttttaaacaaaatcaaaggccAAATGCTTACCCTCTCAAGATCAAATCACTGAATCCCAACCTCCAATGAGCCTAACCCTCACTTCACTGCTCCAACGCGCTCTCAAAACCCTCCCGGAGCTCCAATTCGAAGCTCCCCGGCAGCGAggcaaagagagagagagagagagagagagacgcgaagaagaagagaagaagagtgtATAGAGATTGATAAAAGATAtgcaaaccaaaataaatagtgataaaaaCAAGGGGTTTTCTGTAAATATATTAATTGCAGATACACCcctaaaaaatttgataattctAAAGGACTATTTTGATTTTGGCCAAAATTATTGGATATATTCATAGTTAGTTTAGTAGGATAGAACAAAATTATCATACGTGATATGATCGTATATCATACTtagtttatttgaaaattttatattaaaaaatgataaataaaacgGAACATTTTATAAGACGTATAACTATTTATAAGAATtttcaagttttataaaaaatatgtctataataccaaaaaaacaatatttatatattcttgtaagtgatgtttttttttcctttttctttattatcattttcatcCCTAATCTACTTTTAATAGATTTTTCAAACTAAGAGATCCATTAAGTTGTACATTTAGAACTGaatttttttctatcatcgATCATAGtattcatttaaatataaacaaaatcattaataattttggattaacttgttcttttttttttgtttgcatggTTTCCAAATGCACTCCAATTTTACTCTCATAAAAAAGAGGTATAGGTAGATTGCTTCAACTCAAGAAAAACAGAGTTTTCTATTtacatttttctcttaaaattttttttaattaaaaaaatattttttttatgtatgtttcAAAAGTACCTAagattcatttttttagttatttatatcTACGCATATAAGTTGTGTATTATATGTGAATGAACTAACTCGGGATATATTTATTAACATAAAAATCTTGAATTAGAATTATGAGTCAACTTACCAATCTatctaaaatatgaaaaaaaaatttaaatataaatttattatatcaattaatatataatatatgttgtTAAATGAGTTAGACAGTTTAATCAACACATTCAAGTTAAGACTTTAcacaaaatatcaataaattgaattatttcacaaataatataaaattataacttcAGAAAATCTTACAGGAAGTCGgctcacatttttatttttctaaaaactaatatatatatatatatactatatatttgtaaaaagaaATTACTTTGCAGAggtgtataaaaaattatatatagattttagGGGTGTGGataattatgatattttttaggggtatatataaaaaaaatattaaaagatacTTCCAACTCTTTTGTGAATTGAAAGATtctccaacttttttttttctttctttttttgagtAAAGATTCTCCAACTTCAATTTGTTatcatgtttccttttttttaaaatttttttttttaaggaattaATGATTGTTGATCTTTAAAAGCATGTTTAATTTAGTTTAGATTagtttcacttttatttttccGTTTTCACAAGTTATTATTTAGAAagatatttgtaaataattggaattatatatatatatatataatttggtcGTGTTCATAGTCTAGACTCGTCCATCTTGAAtgcaataatttatttatttgttttatttattttatatgttttaattttgcaatatttatatttttttaaaaaaatagatctgTTACAAAATaacctttctttttttggaaaatataatgtctatatgaaaaaataattttggaaactattttattaaaaataattttacaaaatattttgtttaaataatggagtatttttttattttttgaaactaAAGTTTTCGAATATTctctttgaaaaataaaacttaggtaGGAGCATCAATGTGGATTATTAagacaaattttaaaacattcacaactatatataaaatatataaacataaataagttTTGTGAGTATATGAAACATAAAAGTTTCACTTGTGAATGTTAAGTAGATATTTAATACAAATCCAAatttaatcaatgaaatcaatcaattaaaacaatgtCAACAACTCAatacaaaaccaaaacaacaacGTACGTATTCAATCGCCAAACAATCCCAtgcgtgcatgcatgcatgcaaaccCTAATTAACACAAACTAAGAAAACCcaagaaacaagaacaacaacaacaagaataaGAATTAATTCATACATCGACATCACAATGTACCCTATCAAACGGTGTCGCCGGAGAGAAATGCACCACCACCGGCGAGCAATCCACCGCCATCTCATAATGCTTAGATTTTATAGCACCAACCTTAAACCTAATCCTTGCATTCAACTTCACCACCAACTCCACCTCGCCGGAGGACCGATCATTCTTGATTTTCTTAGCCACCGAGGTCATCAACGGTGTCGCCATAGCCCCGATATCGACATGCAGTGTCGTCTCATTCCTCTTTCTTTGGAAAAAAGGCGAAACATCGGCGAAAGCCAACATTTGTTTATCATACCAAATAGTGATATCCATAGAGTCATACCATAAGCCAACCTTGTGATTATTGTTGTAAGACTTAATAGTGAGGTTGAAGGTGGCATTTAGAGCATTGTTAGAAGAGATGTTGAAGTTGTGGATCTTGGCATCTTCAATGGTGTAGTCTAAGGGAGTGGGACGGATGATGAGCCAAGTTATGAGAATTGCGATGCCGATAAcgatgatgaagaggagaagaaTGATGCAAATGCATCGGAGAGGTCCCGGCCGTGACTGCGGAGGCAACCGAGGAGGGTTTGAGgatggttttgattgattagGGCCTGCCATGGCTTTGGGTTTTTTCTAGCTTGTTTTCTTGTGTAAATTTTTGACAATTTGGAGTTTAATTGGCATGGTTTTATAGATTGAGTTGTTCTAagcttttgttttgcttttctttgcCTTGTGCTTTGAGTTTTGGTATCCTTCATGGTCACTCCAAGAATAATGCTATATATGGAGAAAAGGGGGAGTGTTATCTTTTAatcataatataattaattaagctaaaattaattattaaagagatataagaatatttttggggtttaattGCTAGGGTTTTGTGAGGCAATGTTGCTATAGGGAGTATCaaattatccaaaataaaatagatcTTCCGGAATGTAGGGGAGTATGaaattatccaaaataaaatagatcTTCTGGAATGTAGAGAAATATAAGTGAAaccacatgttttttttttccaaataaaataaaaataaaataaaataatagtataaAGTTTTTAAAGAGATAAATCCTTTTAAGGTTTTTGGGGTTTAATAGACTATGTAACGAGGATATAGATGTTGATCGAGTATTAAAATATTGAAGATAAAATGGAgtctaaaatagaaaaaaaaaattaaggaaactaaaatttttttgtctGAAGTAAGATAACATAGAGATATGTGTggctatataaattttttaaaaatgcaccCTATAttcaagtaataataatatgggCAAAGtggtttataaataattatatattttagtgAAAGTTATGAATTCTTTTctataaagagaaaaaattaagaCTTGAGGTCAGGGTTAACaggaaatttatttataaatttattcatgaccttttttttatttttaatatagtgGATATTGAGGTCTAAGTGATTCCCTTCTTGCAACTTTAATATAGTGCATCATAGTTCTTTATGTCTCACCTTAACCTAAAGTTATTCCATTAATTGGTCCACCAAAAAGACTAATATTGAGCTgtactatcttttttttttcccattcttATGCGTTAAGTGTAGACATGGGCATGGGCCGGTTAACTGGGCCCGCGGGGCCCAACCCGGCATGTCCGGGTCGGTCTTTGGCCAACCGTAACCGGCCCTGCCAACAGTGTCTATCCGCCCCGGTGCCAAACCGCCGGGCCGGGCTAGAACCCGCCGGTTCACGGGCAGGCCCGCCagattttttcataaaattttaatattttaaataaatttataattatataaatttatcaatataattttaaatataaaacaaaatatccaagacaaataataacaaacaagGTTGGTATGTGACTGATTTTATAGGCAGTTGTTATgcaatttgtttgaaattagtcgatgtgggactaaattaCAATAGTAAAAGACTTGTTTATTGATTCTAGCTTTTAGTATAGCATTtttgtcaaaacaaaatttattggtAGATTGGTTAGAGTAGTATATGATTGGTTTTAAtggttgatgaagtcttgagtTCAAAGTGACcacaattgttgttttttatttgttttaaatcaaatctaaactttaaaattttaaaaactatttaggataatttcaaataaatcacaaaaattaaaaacttttagtattaatttatttttttaaatgcttattattgaatattttgataatgttttaaaaGATGATACTTGCTAGTataggattaaatttaaatattttcaagaatCATAGATTTGATTAAAAGGGAACATGAGACGatggaaattgaaaaaaacttattatatacgaaatttaattttctataaaaaacaattaaatatataattgagaaattaaaataataatgtttattttttaccgttatttaacattatgttatgataaatattttttaacataatttagtTCTCttactttaaaatatattattaacaaaattttattagttatttattcatCAGGATTTTGgtgaatattataattttaagttaataatatatctagaaatacataaaattttagaattttcacccaaaaatatacaaaaatatgtatgaaagattatagttttaaattaacaataaggTTATACTATTACACATCAAtgacattatgttttttttatttattttaaataatattaataacggagataaataatacatataaaaacaatggattataaatttataatgttGAGTAACACAAAAAAGGGTGAgtaatactttttttataatggttgctactaacaattaaagtaaataatttgacacaaaatgcaaaaataatggaatctaaaaggatatatataattaaacagaaagtgaaaaactaattttttattctttttaaagtatgtttatatatttttccattCTTTAATTAAACAAGGAAAAAGTTTGGGTTGGTAGATAAGGTGTTTGAAGGATGAAAAGGTAATGGGTTCAAATCTTTGGTTCTTTGAATttaagttttgttttaaataaaaaaaggactcAACCCGCCGGGTTGCTGGGTTGGGACAGCCCCAACCCGTAATCGGAGCCGCTACAGTGCAGGCCGGTTACTGGTTACTGGCCCGGCCCAACGGGTCAACTGAACCAGCGGGTTTGGGCGGGCCGGTTCTAGGCCAAAAGACGGCAGGTGCCCCCCTCTACTTAAGTGCTTAGAGAATCAAGCATTTCAAGATttaattctataaataaaatCAGGAGAATTTGCTAGATTTTCTCAAGTGAGAAATACATacctccatatatatatatatatatatatactagaagGTTTCAATtcaacatttattttaataccATAAAGATGAAGTTAATTTTTTACTTCatataaatatgagaaaaaaaaactagttgtGAGGGTGTCATTTTAACTAATATaagtatttatgttatatttcttataatttatttttttacagaaATAATTAATCCTTATCATATTtcatgtgattatataattatattctaattaATCTTTTAATCTATTAATCAAATCCACATTTATAGGATTACAAGGCACTAAGTTTCATCTAAATAACACCGAAAAATTAAACTAGCTTCCACGATATAAATTTGGgtgctttaaatatttttttttaattcacatAAGAATAAATAGGTTTAgtatttcatttaattataatactTTTTGTTATTTGATATAAGTAGCTATTAGCAGAAAACTTTACATATCATGACAATAGATTTGACATGAGTATGACACAATTAaacaatgtttttttcaaaattatcctaTCACAAATAAATCGAAatgtataataattaaatcaaataaattcatatttaatataattattaagtaAAGTCATTAATAATCATATTAAATTAGTAAAACCAATTATGATAACTTTATTTcctatttgatattattttatgcTAATAtccaatgttgtcagacccggaccggccctaCCGTTCAACCGGAAACCCgagaaccggccatgtggccggcccggatATACTCTATTGAACCGGGTATggaaaaacccggtgttaaccctgtaataccctgaacctttggataattactggaaaaatatatttagggtaatactacagttgcagtaagatttttgtacagagtaattttggtgggaaacccaagtggaaagaataaggacctaagtgtaaaagtttttaaaagattttgggttaaagaataaatgaaaaggatggacatgaaatgtttatggaaaccgaagactgaaaggtaagatggaagggatctttttaaaatgttgtgttataacctggggaccgttgggtaatttgaaaggaccttttgagaattctatttcataattcagggatcattggtgagtttttcagggactgttttgtaagaaaatatattttgagggagtaaatgtaaatttcggctgaatcataagattggagaaaaatctagaattgttcatcttcttctccttcatccttctcatgctacagtaacccgagggaaaaaaaaaattgaagaaatgagagaaattagaggtttttaaagagaaaaacttggagatcgtcggagggagctcgccggagggatgacttggcttggtaagaggcttccttgtattatttttggcatggatgtatgtgtgcatgtatatatgtatatattggttatttgatgaataaaatgatagatttgagtagaaataatcatggtttgttgttgatggatgatgaatgcttgaagttatttggaaaaatacttgtatttgtgatgaatctagcttgaatggaggatgagattttcggttttactgtagcaccgagattaaggtttggtttagttaattaagttgattattatgatgattaaggtgttaatgatgatggttggattggaattggttgggtttagccaaattgatttggttgagttgaattaaattaattgagttgagtttgatttggtttaaccaagtccatttaattgaattggaattgggtttggatgagaattgaagtggttgggtttaattgaattgatgcAGTGcagggtttgatcaaatcaagttgagtagtggttggacttgaatggtttggttgaattaaattggttgaagttgatttgggtttggttttagatgttgggctaaaggtttgggctgaaccaattggaagagaattgggttcggttgaaccaagctggttcaacagaatttgtataagaattaagttggttcaaggctagtgggtttaattaaacctggttcgagtgaatttgagtttggttcgagtggaattgaggttggttcgagGTTGGTTCGagaatggtctagcccaaattgagttgggctttaagtgcaattggagaccaatttgattatgcaggTCGAGGTTTgacgattggagtgagtgggcccaattagagagtcgggttattgcttttcatgtattttactgttgggttcaattatgtttttttagttgtcataattgtttatttattttattatgttatcatgttaggtgttgattaggcttgggagggagttcggGTCTAGCAGAAATCCAAGGACACcggggtgagttggtagtggctattattttaaataattgatttaattattattattttgaaataattgtttaatgactagtattttggaaataaatgtttaagtatttcattttatcatgtttgatttcatatatagttgaaatatacgtatatttgtttgccattgatgttcatgataaccgtattgatacatccgtttttgtataattatacgtgttgtgaatagtgaaaaatacatgtatatgtgatttaattattcaattcttgtatttatttttgatgggtatatatgctttgatttggagtgatttgcgaaaaccatgtgagcatattaaaagatgttttatcggcattgttagtagaattggttttcattctcggtataggaatggtatcgtgaaTCTGAGAgctttcttggtattatgcgttgttatactttttggcattggctttgtggaaaataatagttatttccgtgatgtgaatgcttgtcctggataaggatcctgtgatatgatttatatcgattgtattATTCCTGTATCTACTTGATGGTTTGGGACGGTGACGGGCGGGCTAAGGCCGACtactgcgatgagtgggtccccacgggcccgacctttagaggtggcgtggtggacacgagTATTGATTTCTCGAGGGTCGGGTTCGGGTGGGAGCGGAGAGCCACGCTGGATATTCGTTGGGTGGCCAGGGGTCGCGGCCGGTGAGCCGATGGGTCGGCGatgaggacatgagttccttggcggctcgaacctagccagcggccacggcgagggtttagagagttttctagaccatgttatgctagggtgagtgttgggtattctttgtatttttgaatttgagatttatgttatttttttgaattgtgatgagagcgatctctcacaaaatttgtgtttctgagaaaaatcaaattgatgttgatttatgttgaatttatgtttcaaagagATCTTTAaggattgtatttttgctagaattacggtatttttggaaaagttggaaaaattatttgagcggttggtatttatatactttatatacattgtatttaagtatttaaaaattattaagccactactgaCCAACTCGAATGTCTTTGTAGCATGAGGAGAAAGACCCTAGATTGCCAGTTTGACTATAGTGCTAGTCaggttgagtccaagattgcagtgggtcccatatctttctttctatttattgttgttgtgatcttgtagcggttgtacccataaatttgagttattgtatttatggtatttatgtatttgaacacgtagttggtgtaaagttgtaaattgtgatttgtaggtcgatttttgt
It encodes:
- the LOC120275957 gene encoding uncharacterized protein At1g08160-like: MAGPNQSKPSSNPPRLPPQSRPGPLRCICIILLLFIIVIGIAILITWLIIRPTPLDYTIEDAKIHNFNISSNNALNATFNLTIKSYNNNHKVGLWYDSMDITIWYDKQMLAFADVSPFFQRKRNETTLHVDIGAMATPLMTSVAKKIKNDRSSGEVELVVKLNARIRFKVGAIKSKHYEMAVDCSPVVVHFSPATPFDRVHCDVDV